The Hymenobacter sp. 5317J-9 genome has a window encoding:
- a CDS encoding PAS domain-containing hybrid sensor histidine kinase/response regulator has translation MFESTTDTTALDIQTEVRPPDLALPAALLDHNPHPVLCFDAHGRLQYANPAACRVRQAFQDSSPTALWQALCDAVEWLRTQPTDEPAILEAGGRCWQVSSASAANQERTFFYLVDVTEWRATEQQLRHQQDFRQLMLDTSSTLFTVYDTADRLVFYNRAVRELLQHLQVYSGPAHHDPATRAYLERRRRTEINEQVRQTNGEVREEMTLTLDSGERRWYQTVRCPLRNPDGTVFVLGVTTDISDLKRHEQTLALREKQYHDLLRHTQTLICTHDLTGRLLTVNPALAALLQLPEAELVGQPLGQLLQPEQQGALGRYLARVAAAGSATGVLRLRVPAAPAQVHYLLFHNTLVQEPDQPAYVIGHSHDITARIEAEREARRSRQQAAASARAREVFLASISHEVRTPIHGMLGLAAQLGKTALTERQRHLLNSMRQAGAHLTGLLNDVLDLSRLNSGAIELETVPFVLGESVEDVLRPLAAQAREKGLRFRGSTAGRPFPRRWVLGDPLRLNQILLNLVSNALKFTERGSVRVSCRVLAESDASLRVQFRVADTGIGIAPEMLASVFDDFTQAHTASGRHYGGAGLGLSISRRLARQMGGTLGVTSQPGRGSCFTLELPLPKAPAGARPAPAAEPLPVPARLTGLRVLLADDNEMNREVTRLTLADWGIRPTEAASGAEALRLLAAQDFDVALLDIQMPDLSGLEVVRRLRALPHPARATTPVIAFTAAALPHPDDYYRRQGIIGRLAKPFSENELCRQLLALPRPAPPYSLASLQRFAKGDHTLVDKVVASFLNNAPAALAKLGAAAAAGDWCSAAQQVHYLHFNLKTLDVGGLESCTTTLLAPIHGRGRGPAAVDPAAFRAAAQQFVATVEEVAQALRRDADTRPTGSE, from the coding sequence ATGTTCGAAAGCACCACCGACACTACTGCCCTGGACATCCAAACTGAAGTTCGCCCTCCCGACCTGGCGCTTCCGGCGGCCCTCCTCGACCACAACCCGCATCCGGTGCTGTGCTTCGACGCGCACGGCCGGCTGCAGTACGCCAACCCCGCCGCCTGCCGCGTCCGGCAGGCCTTTCAGGACAGCAGCCCCACGGCGTTGTGGCAGGCCCTGTGTGACGCCGTGGAGTGGCTGCGCACGCAGCCCACCGATGAGCCAGCTATACTGGAAGCTGGCGGCCGGTGCTGGCAGGTGAGCAGTGCCAGCGCCGCCAACCAGGAGCGCACGTTTTTTTACCTGGTCGACGTTACTGAATGGCGGGCCACCGAGCAGCAGCTGCGCCACCAGCAGGATTTCCGGCAGCTCATGCTCGACACCAGCTCCACGCTGTTTACGGTGTACGACACGGCCGACCGGCTCGTCTTTTACAACCGGGCCGTGCGCGAGCTGCTGCAGCACCTGCAAGTGTACAGCGGGCCGGCGCACCACGACCCGGCCACCCGCGCCTACCTCGAACGCCGGCGGCGCACCGAAATCAACGAGCAGGTGCGGCAGACCAACGGCGAGGTGCGGGAAGAAATGACGCTGACCCTCGACTCGGGGGAGCGGCGCTGGTACCAAACCGTGCGCTGCCCCCTGCGCAACCCCGACGGCACGGTGTTCGTGCTGGGCGTGACCACCGACATCAGCGACCTCAAGCGCCACGAGCAGACGCTGGCCCTGCGCGAAAAGCAGTACCACGACCTGCTGCGCCACACCCAAACCCTGATTTGCACCCACGACCTGACCGGCCGCCTGCTCACGGTGAACCCGGCCCTGGCCGCGCTGCTACAGCTCCCCGAAGCCGAGCTGGTGGGCCAGCCCCTGGGCCAGCTGCTGCAGCCGGAGCAGCAGGGGGCGCTGGGCCGGTACCTGGCCCGGGTGGCCGCGGCGGGCAGCGCCACGGGCGTGCTGCGGCTGCGGGTGCCCGCGGCGCCCGCACAGGTGCACTACCTGCTGTTTCACAACACCCTGGTGCAGGAACCCGACCAGCCGGCCTACGTCATTGGGCATTCGCACGACATCACGGCGCGCATCGAGGCCGAGCGCGAAGCCCGACGCAGCCGCCAGCAGGCAGCGGCCAGCGCCCGGGCCCGCGAAGTGTTTCTGGCCAGCATCAGCCACGAGGTGCGCACGCCCATTCACGGCATGCTGGGGCTGGCGGCGCAGCTGGGCAAAACTGCCCTGACCGAGCGGCAGCGGCATTTGCTCAACAGCATGCGCCAGGCCGGCGCGCACCTGACCGGCCTGCTCAACGACGTGCTCGACTTGAGCCGCCTCAACAGCGGGGCCATTGAGCTCGAAACCGTGCCGTTTGTGCTGGGCGAATCGGTAGAAGACGTATTGCGGCCGCTGGCGGCGCAGGCCCGGGAGAAGGGGCTGCGGTTTCGGGGGTCCACGGCGGGGCGGCCGTTTCCGCGGCGCTGGGTGCTGGGCGACCCGCTCCGCCTCAACCAGATACTTCTCAACTTGGTGAGCAACGCCCTGAAATTCACCGAGCGCGGCAGCGTGCGCGTGAGCTGCCGGGTGCTGGCCGAGAGCGATGCCAGCCTGCGGGTGCAGTTTCGGGTGGCCGATACCGGCATTGGCATTGCGCCGGAGATGCTGGCCAGCGTGTTCGACGACTTCACCCAGGCCCACACGGCCTCCGGCCGGCACTACGGCGGCGCCGGGCTGGGCCTGAGCATCAGCCGGCGCCTGGCCCGGCAAATGGGCGGCACGCTCGGCGTGACCAGCCAGCCGGGCCGGGGCAGCTGCTTCACGCTGGAGCTGCCCCTGCCCAAAGCCCCGGCCGGAGCCCGGCCGGCGCCGGCCGCAGAGCCGCTGCCCGTGCCCGCCCGCCTGACGGGCCTGCGCGTGCTGCTGGCCGACGACAACGAGATGAACCGCGAGGTGACGCGCCTGACGCTGGCCGACTGGGGCATTCGGCCCACCGAAGCCGCCAGCGGCGCCGAGGCCCTGCGCCTGCTGGCGGCGCAGGACTTCGACGTGGCCCTGCTCGACATTCAGATGCCGGACCTGAGCGGGCTGGAGGTGGTGCGCCGCCTGCGGGCCCTGCCCCACCCGGCGCGGGCCACTACCCCGGTCATTGCCTTCACGGCGGCCGCGCTGCCGCACCCCGACGACTACTACCGGCGCCAGGGCATCATCGGCCGGCTGGCCAAGCCCTTCAGCGAAAACGAGTTGTGCCGGCAGCTGCTGGCCCTGCCCCGGCCCGCGCCTCCCTACAGCCTGGCCAGCCTGCAGCGCTTTGCCAAAGGCGACCACACGCTGGTCGACAAAGTGGTGGCGTCGTTTTTAAACAACGCCCCGGCTGCCCTGGCCAAGCTGGGCGCGGCGGCGGCGGCGGGCGACTGGTGCAGCGCGGCCCAGCAGGTGCACTACCTGCACTTCAATTTGAAGACGCTGGACGTGGGCGGGCTGGAAAGCTGCACCACCACCCTGCTGGCGCCCATTCACGGGCGGGGGCGCGGCCCGGCGGCGGTGGACCCGGCGGCCTTCCGGGCGGCGGCGCAGCAATTCGTGGCCACCGTGGAAGAAGTGGCGCAGGCCCTGCGCCGCGACGCGGACACCCGCCCTACAGGCTCCGAATAG
- a CDS encoding LytTR family DNA-binding domain-containing protein: MADPALFRCLIVDDNEASRLMLAHMVGLTHSLELVASLPDGVQALSFLQTNPPVDILFLDIEMPELTGLALVELLPEPHPEIILISTHTDFAIEAFALHVTDYIVKPLDFARFRRAVDVAVRRRRAALAHEAAAALPVATRKDALEEWSELFVKVNNRLVKLNFDEVLYIEAMSMYSVLVMANHKYIVHATLKQLAERLPFAHFQRVHRSYIVNTRLIDSIEDNMLVVGPYEVPLAKSYQDVLFRSIRSL; encoded by the coding sequence ATGGCTGACCCTGCACTTTTCCGCTGTCTCATCGTGGACGATAACGAAGCCAGCCGCCTGATGCTGGCGCACATGGTGGGACTCACCCATTCGCTGGAGCTGGTGGCCAGCCTGCCCGACGGCGTGCAGGCCCTGAGCTTCCTGCAAACCAACCCGCCGGTCGACATCCTGTTCCTCGACATCGAAATGCCCGAGCTCACCGGCCTGGCCCTCGTCGAGCTGCTGCCCGAGCCCCATCCCGAAATCATCCTCATCAGCACGCATACCGACTTTGCCATCGAAGCCTTCGCGCTGCACGTCACCGACTACATTGTGAAGCCTCTGGACTTCGCCAGGTTTCGGCGGGCCGTGGACGTGGCCGTGCGCCGCCGGCGGGCCGCGCTGGCCCACGAAGCCGCCGCCGCGCTGCCCGTGGCCACCCGCAAAGACGCGCTGGAAGAGTGGTCGGAACTGTTTGTGAAGGTCAACAACCGACTCGTCAAGCTCAATTTCGACGAAGTGCTCTACATCGAAGCCATGTCGATGTACTCGGTGCTGGTCATGGCCAACCACAAGTACATCGTGCACGCCACGCTCAAGCAGCTGGCCGAGCGGCTGCCGTTTGCGCACTTCCAGCGCGTGCACCGTTCCTACATCGTCAACACCCGCCTCATCGACAGCATCGAGGACAACATGCTGGTGGTGGGGCCCTACGAAGTGCCGCTGGCCAAATCTTACCAGGATGTGCTGTTTCGCTCTATTCGGAGCCTGTAG
- a CDS encoding polysaccharide biosynthesis/export family protein: MPSLPSFCLRWLLPALTLLSSCVAQRQLPYLQSPGYSTATAVAVANTRPSYRIQPNDVLSIRVQSPQPEFNELFNVADARAMLNSDPGAMFLSGYSVGEDGQITLPTVGALKVAGLDVPAAQALVQQRVAGFVRGANVVVKLLSFRLTVLGEVRNPGHYFVYNGQATVLQGLGLAGDLTEYGNRQNVKLIRQTPTGSQVVLLDLTDPALLGSPYYFLLPNDALYVEPLRARAARANANNLGLAFAGISAVVLLLSFLKSN, translated from the coding sequence ATGCCGTCTCTCCCCTCCTTCTGCTTGCGGTGGCTGCTGCCGGCCCTGACGCTGCTGAGCAGCTGCGTGGCCCAGCGGCAGCTGCCTTACCTGCAAAGCCCCGGCTACTCCACGGCCACGGCCGTGGCCGTGGCCAACACCCGGCCCAGCTACCGCATTCAGCCCAACGACGTGCTGTCCATTCGGGTGCAGAGCCCGCAGCCCGAGTTCAACGAGCTGTTTAACGTGGCCGACGCGCGGGCCATGTTGAACAGCGACCCCGGCGCCATGTTCCTGAGCGGCTACTCCGTGGGCGAGGACGGCCAAATCACCCTGCCTACGGTGGGCGCGCTAAAAGTAGCAGGCCTGGACGTGCCCGCCGCCCAGGCCCTGGTGCAGCAGCGCGTGGCCGGCTTCGTGCGCGGGGCCAACGTGGTGGTGAAGCTGCTGAGCTTCCGGCTGACGGTGCTGGGCGAAGTACGCAACCCCGGCCACTACTTCGTGTACAACGGCCAGGCCACCGTGCTGCAGGGCCTGGGCCTGGCCGGCGACCTCACCGAGTACGGCAACCGCCAGAACGTGAAGCTCATTCGCCAGACGCCCACGGGCTCGCAGGTGGTGCTGCTCGACCTCACCGACCCCGCCCTGCTGGGCTCGCCCTACTACTTCCTGCTGCCCAACGACGCCCTCTACGTGGAGCCGTTGCGGGCCCGCGCCGCCCGCGCCAACGCCAACAACCTCGGCCTGGCCTTCGCGGGCATTTCGGCCGTGGTGCTGCTGCTCAGCTTTCTGAAATCCAACTAA
- a CDS encoding polysaccharide biosynthesis tyrosine autokinase, translated as MKTPPEPAADELDLSQLFFKLRRRWPLFAGALLLAGALAWVYLQLTPPVYGLRATLLLGDQATGSKRAQELLQILEVHDKGLKMEDEIGLITSGATVRQAVRRLPYAVAYFREPASWLNRLRPLLKREQPADAMPFRVLPNLAVPQLADVKIYVSPAGPGRYRLQATAPRGHLTDLPTGQPVRETWNVRLDTTLTAGDTLRHPLLQLAVLPVAGVPWEAGAGRYFFTLRDVDGAAGSYADGLAVRPIDHDSRIVELRLKNSVPSQGQAFLDTLMAVYIAADLRAKNQTGRKSLAFLDEEIAKLARTRQQAAGALSAFRATRGVVDVQAQSSSEIGRLADLEAARARAATTRRYCESLLAYLQANRGGGQMASPSSAGIDDGVLNSLILQLNELNSRRAALSVNGSDANPLLVVTDERIRSTKEALIQTLTNMSRTAGIGLRDLDTQLARVRGQISRMPENERQLASLKGESDFNEKNYNFLVEKRNEAALALATNTTDKRVVDRTQRTSLGPDSPNPKLVGLIALLAGLLLPAGLVLLLDKANQTVQGQNDLARMTNIPVLGVVAHGTPTDVKDLAHRSKGPIAESFRSIRVNLQYLTAGPDKKVLGVTSTVPGEGKTFCAVNLATELAHSGRRVILVETDLRRPTVAAYFPLAPGSLHGLASYLNEDSTLDECRHPSGVPGLDLITCGPIPARPTQLLESPRMAALMRQLRAEYDYVVLDTPPVGFVAEYFVLVQHLDATVYVVRHNYTDRDLVGRINELYQDEKIRQVYLLINDVRFAGSYEHRHQRHAYAYYK; from the coding sequence ATGAAAACCCCTCCCGAACCGGCCGCCGACGAACTGGACCTGAGCCAGCTGTTTTTTAAGCTGCGGCGGCGCTGGCCGCTGTTTGCGGGCGCGCTGCTGCTGGCCGGGGCGCTGGCCTGGGTGTACCTGCAGCTCACGCCGCCGGTGTACGGGCTGCGGGCCACGCTGCTGCTCGGCGACCAGGCCACGGGCTCGAAGCGGGCCCAGGAGTTGCTGCAGATTCTGGAAGTGCACGACAAAGGCCTGAAAATGGAGGACGAAATCGGCCTCATCACCTCGGGGGCCACCGTGCGGCAGGCCGTGCGCCGCCTGCCCTACGCCGTGGCCTACTTCCGCGAGCCCGCCTCCTGGCTAAACCGGCTGCGGCCATTGCTGAAGCGCGAGCAGCCCGCCGACGCCATGCCCTTTCGGGTGCTGCCCAACCTGGCCGTGCCCCAGCTCGCCGACGTGAAAATCTACGTGAGCCCGGCCGGGCCGGGGCGCTACCGCCTGCAAGCCACCGCGCCGCGCGGCCACCTCACCGACCTGCCCACCGGCCAGCCCGTGCGCGAAACCTGGAACGTGCGCCTCGACACCACCCTGACGGCCGGCGACACCCTGCGCCACCCGCTGCTGCAGCTGGCGGTGCTGCCCGTGGCGGGCGTGCCGTGGGAGGCCGGCGCCGGGCGCTACTTCTTCACGCTGCGCGACGTGGACGGGGCCGCCGGCAGCTACGCCGACGGCCTGGCCGTGCGCCCCATCGACCACGACTCGCGCATTGTGGAGCTGCGCCTCAAAAACAGCGTGCCCTCGCAAGGACAGGCTTTTCTCGACACGCTGATGGCCGTGTACATCGCCGCCGACCTGCGCGCCAAAAACCAGACCGGCCGCAAAAGCCTGGCTTTTCTCGATGAGGAAATTGCCAAATTGGCCCGGACGCGGCAGCAGGCCGCGGGGGCGCTGTCGGCGTTCCGGGCCACGCGGGGCGTGGTGGACGTGCAGGCGCAGTCGTCGTCGGAGATTGGCCGGCTGGCCGACCTGGAGGCCGCCCGCGCCCGCGCCGCTACTACGCGCCGCTATTGCGAGAGCCTGCTCGCCTACCTGCAGGCCAACCGCGGCGGCGGCCAGATGGCCTCGCCCAGCAGCGCGGGCATCGACGACGGCGTGCTCAACAGCCTCATCCTGCAGCTCAACGAGCTGAACAGCCGCCGCGCCGCCCTGAGCGTGAACGGCAGCGACGCCAACCCCCTGCTGGTGGTGACCGACGAGCGCATTCGCAGCACCAAGGAAGCCCTCATTCAGACCCTGACCAACATGAGCCGCACCGCCGGCATCGGCCTGCGCGACCTCGACACTCAACTGGCCCGGGTGCGCGGCCAAATCAGCCGCATGCCGGAAAATGAGCGCCAGTTGGCCTCGCTGAAGGGCGAGAGCGACTTCAACGAAAAGAACTACAATTTCCTGGTGGAGAAGCGCAACGAGGCCGCCCTGGCCCTGGCCACCAACACCACCGACAAGCGCGTGGTGGACCGCACCCAGCGCACCAGCCTGGGCCCCGACTCGCCCAACCCCAAGCTGGTGGGACTCATTGCGCTGCTGGCCGGCCTGCTGCTACCCGCCGGCCTGGTGCTGCTGCTGGATAAGGCCAACCAGACCGTGCAGGGCCAGAACGACCTGGCCCGCATGACCAACATTCCGGTGCTAGGCGTGGTGGCCCACGGCACCCCGACCGACGTGAAAGACCTGGCCCATCGCAGCAAAGGCCCCATCGCCGAGTCGTTTCGCTCCATTCGGGTAAACCTGCAGTACCTCACGGCGGGGCCCGACAAGAAGGTACTGGGCGTGACCTCCACGGTGCCCGGCGAGGGCAAAACCTTCTGCGCCGTGAACCTGGCCACGGAGCTGGCCCACTCGGGCCGCCGCGTGATTTTGGTAGAAACCGACCTGCGCCGCCCCACCGTGGCGGCTTACTTCCCGCTGGCGCCCGGCTCACTGCACGGCCTGGCCAGCTACCTCAATGAAGACAGCACCCTCGACGAATGCCGCCACCCCAGCGGCGTGCCCGGCCTCGACCTGATAACCTGCGGCCCCATTCCGGCCCGGCCCACGCAACTGCTCGAAAGCCCACGCATGGCCGCGCTGATGCGGCAGCTGCGCGCCGAATACGATTACGTGGTGCTCGACACGCCGCCGGTGGGTTTTGTGGCCGAATACTTCGTGCTGGTGCAGCACCTCGACGCCACGGTATACGTGGTGCGCCACAACTACACCGACCGCGACCTGGTGGGCCGCATCAACGAGCTGTACCAGGACGAAAAAATCCGGCAGGTGTACCTGCTCATCAACGACGTGCGCTTTGCCGGCAGCTACGAGCACCGGCACCAGCGCCACGCCTACGCCTACTACAAATAA
- a CDS encoding lipopolysaccharide biosynthesis protein — MASAKNLTTSTLHSISWSTAATVVTAVLQLGYTGVMARLLTPAAFGLVALAGVVIRFGTYFSQIGLEHALVQKPDMTDEDVRAAFTSAALLGGVCALALAVGAPLARLVFDEPAVVPLVRLMGLGLLFNGLSATALSILRRRMAFRALAIIETSAYVLAYGVLGIGMAWRGWGVWSLVVANLAQGLLVALLAYAVTRHSLRLYFRWAHYRPLLAYGTRITFTSFIEFITSSLDTLLIGRLLGAALLGIYNRASMLITLPLYLLTRSVSRVIFPAFSQVQADRAKLGGVYLGSITLVAAGILPLGAGVAVAAPVLVRAVLGPGWEAAVPVLRILCAAVPLSLITMFAGIVCDARAALTAKINANLLALCSLVLFFFFLRGYGLAGFAGALVLNELVRTALFLRLMHHELALPYPRLLAAYGPGLFHAAALGALLGLLHLALRPLGWPAPAALTLLMLAGALGLGGLMLLRPRPSLREELLRFLGRLRPGNSASTGARFLAGYLRFLERQVPLTSSYTPGFGPQPSPLQP, encoded by the coding sequence ATGGCTTCTGCAAAAAACCTGACTACTTCCACGCTGCACAGCATCAGCTGGAGCACGGCCGCCACGGTGGTGACGGCCGTGCTCCAGCTGGGCTACACCGGCGTGATGGCCCGGCTGCTCACGCCAGCAGCCTTCGGGCTGGTGGCGCTGGCGGGCGTGGTCATTCGCTTCGGTACGTACTTTTCGCAGATTGGGCTGGAGCACGCCTTGGTGCAAAAGCCCGACATGACCGACGAAGACGTGCGCGCGGCTTTCACCTCGGCGGCGCTGCTGGGCGGGGTGTGCGCGCTGGCGCTGGCCGTGGGCGCCCCGCTGGCGCGGCTGGTGTTCGACGAGCCGGCCGTGGTGCCGCTGGTGCGCCTCATGGGCCTGGGCTTGCTCTTCAACGGGCTGTCGGCCACGGCGCTGAGCATTTTGCGGCGCCGCATGGCCTTCCGCGCCCTGGCCATCATCGAAACCAGCGCTTACGTGCTGGCCTACGGCGTGCTGGGCATTGGCATGGCCTGGCGCGGCTGGGGCGTGTGGAGCCTGGTGGTGGCCAACCTGGCCCAGGGCCTGCTGGTGGCGCTGCTGGCCTACGCCGTGACCCGGCACAGTCTGCGGCTGTACTTCCGCTGGGCGCACTACCGGCCGCTGCTGGCCTACGGCACGCGCATCACCTTCACCAGCTTCATCGAATTCATCACCAGCTCGCTCGACACGCTGCTGATTGGGCGGCTGCTGGGCGCCGCGCTGCTCGGCATCTACAACCGGGCTTCGATGCTAATTACGCTGCCCTTGTACTTGCTCACGCGCAGCGTATCGCGGGTCATTTTCCCGGCCTTCAGCCAGGTGCAGGCCGACCGCGCCAAGCTGGGCGGCGTGTACCTGGGCAGCATCACGCTGGTGGCGGCGGGCATTCTGCCGCTGGGGGCGGGCGTGGCGGTGGCCGCGCCGGTGCTGGTGCGCGCCGTGCTGGGGCCAGGCTGGGAGGCCGCCGTGCCGGTGCTGCGCATTCTGTGCGCCGCCGTGCCGCTGAGTCTGATTACCATGTTTGCCGGCATTGTGTGCGATGCGCGGGCGGCCCTCACGGCCAAAATCAACGCCAACCTACTGGCCCTTTGCAGCTTGGTATTGTTCTTCTTTTTTCTGCGTGGCTACGGCCTGGCGGGCTTCGCCGGCGCTCTGGTATTGAATGAGCTGGTGCGCACGGCCTTGTTCCTACGGCTGATGCACCACGAGTTGGCCCTGCCCTACCCGCGTCTGCTGGCCGCCTACGGGCCGGGCTTGTTCCACGCGGCGGCGCTGGGCGCCTTGCTGGGCCTGCTGCACCTGGCGCTGCGCCCGCTGGGCTGGCCCGCCCCCGCCGCCCTGACGCTGCTGATGCTGGCCGGCGCCCTGGGCCTGGGTGGGCTGATGCTGCTGCGCCCGCGCCCGTCCCTGCGCGAGGAACTGCTCCGCTTTTTGGGGCGCTTGCGGCCGGGCAATTCGGCTAGCACCGGGGCCCGATTCCTGGCCGGCTACCTGCGTTTTTTGGAGCGGCAGGTGCCGCTTACGTCGTCCTACACGCCCGGCTTCGGGCCGCAGCCATCGCCGCTTCAGCCATGA
- a CDS encoding glycosyltransferase family 4 protein produces MNILLVSFLKPDAPSGVRVHYVRLAEQLRQRGHRVDVVTPATLTGARRHLVAGLRHLLRRLGPVPRALANTVAYYLHIRWGIAPDQHYDVVNAQDLGSGVAARHALGGRVPVVVTGHFNAHPAADELRQKPRGPAAARAIERWYAYLLARTNYFIGVSRFGLEAVRAALPPHCERRVVPNGIDLAAGHAAAPDAELHRRAAGRHVLLNIGHLESRKNQLLLVRAAHALRQFRQDFVVGLVGKGEDEPLLRQHIAELGLEDVVLLLGYREQEQVLPLLRAAALYVHVATHETFGLVLVEAMAAGVPALALGVGGVPEVLRATPAALLPPDITPAGLAAVLHSWLNAPALRRQLSREQAAYAAAHFAVEQMVDATLDFYDHARQHFRAPQAAALAELVLTMP; encoded by the coding sequence ATGAACATTCTGCTGGTCTCGTTTCTGAAGCCCGACGCGCCCTCCGGGGTGCGGGTGCACTACGTGCGTCTGGCCGAGCAGCTGCGCCAGCGCGGCCACCGCGTCGACGTAGTGACGCCCGCCACCCTCACGGGCGCGCGGCGGCACCTAGTGGCGGGGCTGCGCCACCTGCTGCGGCGCCTAGGTCCGGTGCCCCGCGCCCTGGCCAACACCGTAGCCTACTACCTGCACATTCGCTGGGGCATAGCCCCCGACCAGCACTATGATGTGGTAAACGCCCAGGACCTGGGCAGCGGCGTAGCCGCCCGCCACGCCCTGGGCGGCCGCGTGCCGGTGGTGGTGACGGGCCACTTCAACGCCCACCCGGCCGCCGACGAGCTGCGCCAAAAGCCGCGCGGCCCGGCCGCGGCCCGGGCCATCGAGCGCTGGTACGCCTACCTGCTGGCCCGTACCAACTACTTCATCGGCGTGTCGCGCTTCGGCCTGGAGGCGGTGCGGGCCGCGCTGCCGCCCCACTGCGAGCGCCGCGTGGTGCCCAACGGCATCGACCTAGCCGCCGGACACGCCGCCGCGCCCGACGCCGAGCTGCACCGGCGCGCGGCCGGCCGCCACGTGCTGCTCAACATCGGCCACCTCGAAAGCCGCAAAAACCAGCTGCTGCTGGTGCGCGCCGCCCACGCGCTGCGCCAGTTCCGGCAGGATTTTGTGGTGGGCCTGGTGGGCAAAGGCGAAGACGAACCGCTGCTGCGCCAGCACATTGCCGAGCTGGGGCTGGAAGACGTGGTGCTGCTGCTGGGCTACCGCGAGCAGGAGCAAGTGCTGCCATTGCTGCGCGCCGCCGCCCTGTACGTGCACGTGGCCACGCACGAAACCTTCGGGCTGGTGCTGGTGGAGGCCATGGCGGCCGGCGTGCCCGCGCTGGCTCTGGGCGTGGGCGGCGTGCCCGAGGTGCTGCGCGCCACTCCCGCGGCCCTGCTGCCGCCCGACATTACCCCCGCCGGCCTGGCCGCCGTGCTGCACAGCTGGCTGAACGCCCCGGCCCTGCGCCGGCAGCTCAGCCGCGAGCAGGCCGCCTACGCCGCCGCCCACTTCGCCGTGGAGCAGATGGTGGACGCCACCCTCGACTTCTACGACCACGCCCGGCAGCACTTCCGGGCGCCCCAGGCCGCGGCCTTGGCTGAACTCGTGCTGACCATGCCCTAA
- a CDS encoding O-antigen ligase family protein, with the protein MKLNLRFLYLLPLLAVLFTNPAFNAFFFGKADEAGLGLRYEYALTGLALLAAVRYYRYFQPVVQVWLWVLLGSMVGLALESYALWHSWAKYPHVFSKLTAVLPLFGVYAFYRRFPAPPYRPLASLMLVTLLLSLVIVYPEALTLGSFLETERGFSVTSAYLLLPVLLLCLNFYISSNNLVYGLASLLCLALIVFLQHRTVWVCTSLALAIDLGLLALRVPQARAWGTRLSVLAALGVGLALASGLAVVLDNPDVVQKLAKSISDIQHPTTQGTGTFRMQQYEAYLPLVRERPLAGWRLQGFEVPIQFYSDDSGKPVWPDFTGHHFHSFYLDRLFYFGWLGVLLVLGVPVVLLGRCLLSLAPLGEGPAALLAFVATFPVFGLSYDWPNYAYGFIGLLLAITSRASAGAERPTPQPVRPKATPLTRAEPAVFQLNAHVTAPLSPGLAHSESFNSSRP; encoded by the coding sequence ATGAAACTCAACCTGCGCTTTCTGTACCTGCTGCCGCTGCTGGCGGTGCTGTTCACCAACCCGGCCTTCAACGCCTTCTTTTTTGGGAAGGCCGACGAGGCAGGGCTGGGTCTGCGCTACGAGTACGCCCTGACGGGGCTGGCGCTGCTGGCCGCGGTGCGCTACTACCGCTACTTCCAGCCCGTGGTGCAGGTGTGGCTGTGGGTGCTGCTGGGCAGCATGGTGGGGTTGGCGCTGGAATCGTACGCGCTGTGGCATTCCTGGGCCAAGTACCCGCACGTGTTCAGTAAGCTCACGGCGGTGCTGCCGCTGTTTGGGGTGTATGCGTTTTACCGGCGCTTTCCGGCGCCGCCCTACCGGCCGCTGGCCAGCCTGATGCTGGTGACGCTGCTGCTGAGCCTGGTCATTGTGTACCCCGAGGCGCTGACGCTGGGCTCTTTTCTGGAAACCGAGCGGGGGTTTAGCGTCACATCGGCCTACCTGCTGCTGCCGGTGCTGCTGCTCTGCCTCAACTTTTATATCTCCTCCAACAACCTTGTCTATGGGTTGGCTAGCCTGCTGTGTTTGGCCCTGATAGTGTTTTTGCAGCACCGCACGGTGTGGGTCTGTACTTCATTGGCGCTGGCCATCGACCTGGGTTTGCTGGCCCTGCGAGTTCCGCAGGCGCGGGCCTGGGGCACCCGGCTGAGTGTGCTGGCGGCCCTAGGTGTGGGGCTGGCGCTGGCCAGCGGCCTGGCCGTGGTGCTCGACAACCCGGACGTGGTGCAGAAGCTGGCCAAAAGCATCAGCGACATCCAACACCCCACCACGCAGGGCACCGGCACGTTCCGCATGCAGCAGTACGAGGCCTACCTGCCGCTGGTGCGCGAGCGGCCCCTGGCGGGCTGGCGGCTGCAGGGCTTCGAGGTACCCATTCAGTTTTACAGCGACGACTCCGGCAAACCGGTGTGGCCCGACTTCACCGGCCACCATTTCCACAGCTTCTACCTCGACCGGCTGTTCTACTTCGGCTGGCTGGGGGTGCTGCTGGTGCTGGGCGTGCCGGTGGTGCTGCTGGGCCGCTGCCTGCTCAGCCTGGCGCCCCTGGGCGAGGGCCCGGCGGCGCTGCTGGCGTTTGTGGCCACGTTTCCGGTGTTCGGGCTTTCCTACGACTGGCCCAACTACGCCTATGGCTTCATCGGCCTGCTGCTGGCCATCACCAGCAGAGCCTCAGCCGGGGCCGAGCGGCCGACGCCCCAACCGGTGCGGCCAAAAGCAACGCCGCTCACCCGAGCCGAGCCGGCTGTTTTTCAGCTGAATGCCCACGTAACGGCGCCTCTGTCGCCCGGCCTTGCTCATTCCGAGTCTTTTAACTCCTCCCGGCCATGA